A DNA window from Actinomadura coerulea contains the following coding sequences:
- a CDS encoding HAD family hydrolase, with the protein MTVLVCSDLDRTLIYSTAAFALEGPDETMPRLLCVEFYQGAPLSYMTEASARTLEALATSSTFVPTTTRTPEQYRRVHLLEKPPPYAICANGGHILVDGEDDPAWAAAVRNRIAGGCAPLADVQQHLASNGGDFVLKRRTASDLFAYTVVDRAALPSGWVEDLTGWCAERGWRTSLQGRKVYCLPSGLTKAAAAEEVAGRAGASTMIAAGDALLDAELLEAADLSIRPAHGELHDTGWTAPATAVTAARGVAAGEEIAHWLLARAAAPEMFTGRPPGR; encoded by the coding sequence GTGACCGTCCTGGTGTGCTCCGACCTGGACCGCACGCTCATCTACTCGACCGCGGCCTTCGCCCTGGAAGGCCCAGACGAGACCATGCCGCGCCTCCTGTGCGTGGAGTTCTACCAGGGCGCGCCGCTCTCCTACATGACCGAGGCGTCCGCGCGCACACTGGAGGCACTCGCGACGTCTTCCACGTTCGTCCCGACGACGACGCGTACTCCCGAGCAGTACCGGCGCGTCCACCTTCTGGAGAAACCGCCCCCGTACGCCATCTGCGCGAACGGCGGCCACATCCTTGTGGACGGCGAGGACGACCCGGCATGGGCGGCGGCCGTCCGGAACCGGATCGCCGGCGGATGCGCTCCGCTCGCGGACGTCCAGCAGCACCTGGCAAGCAACGGCGGCGACTTCGTCCTCAAGCGGCGCACCGCCTCCGACCTGTTCGCCTACACGGTCGTGGACCGGGCCGCGCTGCCGTCGGGCTGGGTCGAGGACCTCACCGGATGGTGCGCCGAACGCGGCTGGCGGACGTCCCTCCAGGGCCGCAAGGTCTACTGCCTGCCCTCCGGCCTGACCAAGGCCGCCGCCGCCGAGGAGGTCGCGGGGCGCGCCGGCGCCTCCACGATGATCGCCGCCGGCGACGCGCTCCTGGACGCCGAGCTGCTGGAGGCCGCCGACCTGTCGATCCGCCCCGCCCACGGGGAACTGCACGACACCGGCTGGACGGCCCCGGCCACCGCCGTCACCGCCGCGCGGGGAGTCGCGGCGGGCGAGGAGATCGCGCACTGGCTCCTGGCCCGCGCCGCGGCGCCGGAGATGTTCACCGGCCGACCTCCCGGCCGGTAG
- a CDS encoding MGH1-like glycoside hydrolase domain-containing protein, with the protein MSSRLTGDETALWKAAARVLDANWTGNATAASPGLYPHQWSWDSAFISMGLARHRRDRAEAELLSLFRGQWADGMLPHIVFNTRLDRHAFFPGPELWRSDRQPDAPRGVHTSALTQPPLHALSALRLHECAADGEGSRAFLTRLYPMLTAQHRYLARCRDLDSSGLIAICHPWESGLDNSPAWDRPLGALPLPPSSYAPGLRPHALPTGEDYDRYVRLVALMREAAYRPGYLRDAHPFAVEDPLVNAVYLASTHALAAIAEIIGADPVPHRERAQRVHEALLHRLWDADTGCFRARDLRDDRLLPVITAGSFGPLLDPELPAPIVRNLVDLLLSARFAGAAGYPVPTCDIQAPAFDRAGYWRGPTWISTNWLVWYGALGHDLPVVADLLYGSTMRLVRQSGFREFFDPFDGTGRGSHDYAWSAALVLDLLGARRAPQAA; encoded by the coding sequence ATGAGCTCCCGTCTCACCGGCGACGAGACCGCGCTGTGGAAGGCCGCGGCCCGGGTCCTCGACGCGAACTGGACGGGCAACGCCACCGCCGCCTCTCCCGGCCTCTACCCGCACCAGTGGAGCTGGGACTCGGCCTTCATCAGCATGGGCCTGGCCCGCCACCGCCGCGACCGGGCCGAGGCCGAGCTGCTCTCCCTGTTCCGGGGCCAGTGGGCGGACGGAATGCTGCCCCACATCGTGTTCAACACGCGCCTCGACCGGCACGCCTTCTTCCCCGGCCCCGAGCTGTGGCGCAGCGACCGGCAGCCCGACGCCCCCCGCGGCGTGCACACCTCCGCCCTCACCCAGCCGCCGCTGCACGCCCTCAGCGCCCTGCGCCTGCACGAGTGCGCCGCCGACGGGGAGGGCAGCCGGGCGTTCCTGACCCGCCTGTACCCGATGCTGACCGCCCAGCACCGCTACCTGGCCCGCTGCCGCGACCTGGACTCCAGCGGCCTCATCGCCATCTGCCACCCGTGGGAGTCGGGCCTGGACAACAGCCCCGCCTGGGACCGGCCCCTCGGCGCGCTCCCGCTGCCCCCGTCCTCCTACGCCCCCGGCCTGCGCCCCCACGCCCTGCCGACCGGCGAGGACTACGACCGCTACGTGCGGCTCGTCGCGCTCATGCGGGAGGCCGCCTACCGCCCCGGCTACCTCCGCGACGCGCACCCGTTCGCGGTCGAGGACCCCCTCGTCAACGCCGTCTACCTCGCCTCCACGCACGCCCTCGCCGCCATCGCCGAGATCATCGGAGCCGACCCGGTCCCGCACCGCGAACGCGCCCAGCGCGTCCACGAGGCCCTCCTGCACCGGCTCTGGGACGCCGACACCGGCTGCTTCCGCGCCCGCGACCTGCGCGACGACCGACTGCTCCCCGTCATCACCGCCGGGTCCTTCGGCCCGCTCCTGGACCCCGAACTGCCGGCCCCGATCGTCCGCAACCTCGTCGACCTGCTGCTGTCGGCCCGCTTCGCCGGCGCCGCCGGCTACCCCGTCCCCACCTGCGACATCCAGGCGCCCGCCTTCGACCGCGCCGGGTACTGGCGCGGCCCCACCTGGATCAGCACCAACTGGCTCGTCTGGTACGGCGCCCTGGGCCACGACCTGCCCGTCGTCGCCGACCTGCTCTACGGCTCCACCATGCGGCTCGTCCGCCAGTCCGGCTTCCGGGAGTTCTTCGACCCGTTCGACGGCACCGGCCGCGGCAGCCACGACTACGCCTGGTCGGCGGCCCTCGTCCTGGATCTCCTCGGGGCCCGCCGCGCCCCCCAGGCGGCCTGA
- a CDS encoding YtxH domain-containing protein, which yields MKARTMFMAGAAVGYVFGTKAGRERYEQIKQLSKQVSENPNVQEAAGKIRSKGETFAGAARDKAGHLKDRVPEQVTGGRKEEQPYPG from the coding sequence ATGAAGGCTCGCACGATGTTCATGGCAGGCGCCGCGGTCGGCTACGTCTTCGGGACGAAGGCCGGACGGGAGCGGTACGAGCAGATCAAGCAGCTCTCCAAGCAGGTGTCGGAGAACCCGAACGTGCAGGAGGCCGCCGGGAAGATCCGGTCGAAGGGCGAGACGTTCGCCGGGGCCGCGCGGGACAAGGCGGGGCACCTGAAGGACCGGGTGCCCGAGCAGGTCACGGGAGGCCGCAAGGAGGAGCAGCCGTACCCCGGCTAG
- a CDS encoding tyrosine-type recombinase/integrase — protein MANSRDSKRRPRGDGGLRWSEERQRWIAEITVGYTPAGKRIVRTASDRSKTKALKKLQAKLRDREDGLPSEDNRYTVADAVKNWLEFGLPDRDENTVKNRTSLAQNHVIPDLGARKLRELSADDVDRWLAQKAKTHSTKTLREMHSVLKRAVARAQARDKVKRNVVLLCEVPRGKRGRPSKSLSFKQAVALLEAAESSGEADMHAYIVLSLLTGARTEELRALRWSHVVAYHDEQEAWLPVDEAGWNHREFAFYVWRSVRRGGDTKTEKSRRSLKLPARCILALHDLYSVQGGAHMDAGGAFPLPSDRFVFPGAEGGERDPMSVLRGFRRVAARAGLTPEDWTPRELRHSFVSLLSDNGMPTENIARLVGHSSTRVTEMVYRHELRPVLEDGATEMDRIFSGVISDP, from the coding sequence TTGGCCAATAGCAGAGACTCCAAGCGTCGTCCCCGCGGTGACGGCGGTCTTCGTTGGAGTGAGGAACGCCAGCGATGGATAGCCGAGATCACCGTTGGCTACACGCCGGCGGGGAAGCGTATCGTCCGGACCGCCAGCGATAGGAGCAAGACCAAAGCTCTCAAGAAGCTCCAAGCCAAGCTGCGCGACCGCGAGGACGGGTTGCCGAGCGAAGACAACCGATACACCGTCGCTGACGCCGTGAAGAACTGGCTCGAATTCGGGCTTCCCGATCGGGACGAGAACACCGTGAAGAACCGGACGAGCCTCGCACAGAACCACGTCATCCCAGATCTGGGCGCGCGAAAGCTCCGCGAGCTATCGGCAGACGATGTAGACCGCTGGCTTGCACAGAAGGCCAAGACCCACAGCACGAAAACGCTCCGGGAGATGCATTCCGTACTCAAGCGGGCCGTCGCGCGGGCCCAGGCGCGGGACAAGGTCAAGAGAAACGTCGTCCTGCTCTGCGAGGTCCCGCGGGGCAAGCGCGGTCGCCCCTCGAAATCGCTCTCGTTCAAACAGGCTGTCGCGTTGCTGGAAGCAGCGGAATCCAGCGGTGAGGCCGACATGCACGCCTACATCGTGCTCTCACTGCTCACCGGCGCACGTACGGAGGAGTTGCGGGCATTGCGCTGGTCCCACGTCGTTGCCTACCACGACGAGCAAGAGGCTTGGCTTCCGGTCGATGAGGCCGGATGGAACCATCGTGAGTTCGCCTTCTACGTCTGGCGTTCCGTTCGTCGGGGCGGCGACACAAAGACGGAGAAGTCGAGACGCAGTCTGAAGCTGCCAGCCAGATGCATCCTGGCGCTTCATGACCTCTACAGCGTGCAGGGCGGCGCCCATATGGACGCTGGAGGCGCCTTCCCTTTGCCTTCGGATCGGTTCGTCTTCCCGGGAGCGGAGGGTGGCGAGCGCGACCCTATGAGCGTCCTACGCGGCTTCCGGAGGGTGGCGGCACGCGCCGGCCTCACTCCAGAGGACTGGACGCCCCGAGAGCTGCGACACAGCTTCGTCTCGCTGCTGTCGGACAACGGGATGCCTACCGAGAACATCGCCCGGCTGGTCGGGCACAGCAGCACGCGCGTGACGGAGATGGTCTATCGGCACGAACTTCGTCCGGTGCTGGAGGACGGCGCCACCGAGATGGATCGCATCTTCTCGGGCGTGATCAGCGATCCCTAG
- a CDS encoding helix-turn-helix domain-containing protein, whose amino-acid sequence MSEQPLTVPPDMRLFKVEDAMNLLSLGRNTIFELIRSGRLRSVKEGRSRLIPGAAITEYIALLEREAS is encoded by the coding sequence ATGTCCGAACAGCCGCTGACCGTGCCGCCCGACATGCGCCTGTTCAAGGTCGAAGACGCCATGAACCTGCTGTCCCTCGGCCGCAACACCATCTTCGAACTCATCCGCTCCGGCCGCCTGCGATCGGTCAAGGAGGGCCGTTCCCGCCTCATCCCGGGTGCCGCGATCACCGAGTACATCGCGCTGCTGGAACGTGAGGCGTCATAG